GCTCCAGCGCGGTGTCCGTGGTCTGCTCGCTCGGGGTGTCGACGCACGGCAGCATTTCGGCGATGGCGCGGCTGGACAGCCCCGCGGCGTACAGCCGTTGGATGAACCTGACCCGCTCGACCTCGTCCTCCGTGTAGTGGCGCTGCCCGCTGGCGCTGCGGTTGCTGGTGAGCAGCCCCTGCTCCTCGTAGTAGCGCAGCGAGCGGACGCTGACCCCGGCCCGCGCCGCCAACTCCCCGATACGCATGACGTCCCCCCGGCTGTGACCTGCGACACAGTACTTGCCTCTGACATCAATGTGAGCTTTTAGCGTAGCC
The nucleotide sequence above comes from Streptomyces sp. TS71-3. Encoded proteins:
- a CDS encoding MerR family transcriptional regulator, with amino-acid sequence MRIGELAARAGVSVRSLRYYEEQGLLTSNRSASGQRHYTEDEVERVRFIQRLYAAGLSSRAIAEMLPCVDTPSEQTTDTALERMEQERERLSTHIAELERTRDALDMLMAMARTYRERMGLTAAE